In uncultured Draconibacterium sp., one genomic interval encodes:
- a CDS encoding serine hydrolase, which yields MIRIIYFLVIVALCAACTADKVSNSFSGFWEGPHPIDPNKKFYVQVIDTGSSFAKGYWTDKGFYDSGFQIDSLKTDENYIRFFVPNWNCTYMGECTGNTIRGGFACEGEPFDSVLLVQNDGVARFLSDALPGCHNSDFKYYCQTPKQLDDLLPATQFENEGDSLFIFSLLPEIVNGNYGRFNSFLLIRNNQLVCEEYFYGYGQNTLHQAESTTKSITSLLIGIAMDKGFITDLNEPVATILEAPGFDKRITPEHLLTMTSGLTPNDEELYLSNNRIATILSRELNNEPGIKFQYDGGNTELLGAIIKKKIGLFADEFAKEYLFEPLHITNYNWEIGKQNGYPCMAGSLEITPRELAKIGMLVLNKGEFNGQQVVSKEWIKQSTSFKTHTHIPGDDYTYQWWNITLNSKGEEYPCIWANGFGSQFIYIFPTLNTVIVTTGHNYEFDSWAITSGIAKYLYLLE from the coding sequence ATGATCCGGATTATTTACTTTTTAGTAATTGTTGCGCTTTGTGCTGCATGCACTGCAGATAAAGTCAGCAATTCTTTTTCCGGCTTTTGGGAAGGTCCGCATCCCATAGATCCCAACAAAAAATTCTATGTACAGGTTATTGATACCGGCAGCTCTTTTGCAAAAGGTTACTGGACGGATAAAGGTTTTTATGATTCGGGATTTCAGATCGACAGCCTGAAAACGGACGAAAATTACATTCGTTTTTTTGTGCCGAACTGGAATTGCACATATATGGGAGAATGTACAGGAAATACAATTCGTGGAGGTTTCGCCTGCGAAGGAGAACCTTTCGACTCCGTGTTGCTTGTGCAAAATGATGGAGTAGCACGATTTCTATCCGATGCGCTACCGGGTTGCCACAACTCTGATTTTAAATATTACTGCCAAACACCAAAACAGCTTGATGATCTTTTACCTGCCACGCAATTTGAAAATGAAGGCGATTCGCTTTTTATCTTTTCTCTTTTACCTGAAATTGTAAACGGCAATTATGGTCGTTTCAACTCTTTTTTGCTGATCAGAAATAATCAACTGGTCTGCGAGGAATATTTTTACGGTTACGGGCAAAATACGCTTCACCAGGCTGAATCAACAACAAAAAGTATTACATCGTTGCTAATTGGAATTGCAATGGACAAAGGATTTATCACCGATTTAAATGAACCCGTTGCAACAATTCTGGAAGCACCGGGTTTTGACAAGCGAATCACGCCGGAACATTTGCTTACCATGACTTCGGGTTTAACACCAAACGACGAGGAGCTATATTTAAGTAACAATCGCATTGCAACAATTTTATCGCGCGAATTAAATAACGAGCCGGGAATCAAATTTCAGTACGATGGTGGAAATACAGAGCTATTGGGTGCCATTATCAAAAAGAAAATAGGTTTGTTTGCCGATGAGTTTGCAAAGGAATATTTGTTTGAACCTTTGCATATAACAAATTACAACTGGGAAATCGGTAAACAAAACGGATATCCGTGTATGGCAGGTTCGCTGGAAATAACGCCGCGCGAATTGGCAAAAATCGGAATGCTGGTGCTGAATAAAGGTGAGTTCAACGGCCAGCAAGTTGTTTCTAAAGAATGGATAAAACAGTCGACCAGCTTTAAAACACACACGCATATCCCGGGCGATGATTATACCTATCAATGGTGGAATATCACACTAAATTCAAAAGGAGAGGAGTATCCATGCATTTGGGCCAACGGATTTGGCAGCCAGTTTATTTATATTTTCCCAACGCTAAATACAGTAATTGTTACCACCGGGCACAATTATGAGTTTGATTCGTGGGCAATAACATCCGGAATTGCGAAGTATTTGTATTTGCTGGAGTAA
- a CDS encoding VOC family protein: protein MQPIIDHIEITVKDLEQTVSFYDQFLPLLGFSPDKKTSAYIASHDKHVVEYSHPNLCIALTSPRESLKEENVHRRRPGALHHLAFKAESRKEVDNIYSKLLEISADMVSAPRLYPEYHENYYAVFFKAPDGIKFEVVCQKEE, encoded by the coding sequence ATGCAACCCATTATCGACCACATTGAAATTACGGTGAAAGACCTTGAACAAACGGTTTCGTTTTACGATCAGTTTTTGCCCTTACTCGGATTTAGCCCCGATAAGAAAACTTCTGCATACATAGCCTCGCACGACAAACATGTGGTTGAATATTCGCATCCTAATCTTTGTATTGCGCTTACTTCACCACGCGAATCGTTAAAAGAAGAGAACGTTCACCGCCGCCGGCCGGGAGCACTCCATCACCTGGCTTTTAAAGCTGAATCGCGCAAAGAAGTTGATAATATATATTCCAAATTGCTGGAAATAAGTGCTGATATGGTCAGTGCGCCACGTTTATATCCCGAGTACCACGAGAATTATTATGCCGTTTTCTTTAAAGCTCCCGACGGGATAAAGTTTGAAGTGGTTTGTCAGAAAGAAGAATAA
- a CDS encoding heavy-metal-associated domain-containing protein → MKKLILLFTMAMFIGFTGNEAFAQKKENKVVCFKSNMDCADCEKTVTEYLKFEKGVKDLKIDHVSNTILVEYKDGKNTDEELAAAIEKKGYKADKITQKEYEEIVAHTQGHGHEHNHEVHKERK, encoded by the coding sequence ATGAAAAAACTGATTTTATTATTTACAATGGCAATGTTTATCGGTTTTACCGGGAACGAAGCATTTGCACAGAAAAAAGAGAACAAAGTAGTTTGCTTTAAAAGCAACATGGATTGCGCCGACTGTGAGAAAACAGTTACCGAATACCTGAAGTTTGAAAAAGGGGTGAAGGACCTGAAAATTGATCATGTATCGAACACCATTTTAGTAGAATACAAAGACGGAAAGAATACGGATGAAGAACTGGCTGCCGCTATTGAAAAAAAAGGCTATAAAGCGGATAAGATCACCCAAAAAGAATACGAGGAAATTGTTGCTCATACACAAGGTCATGGGCACGAACATAACCATGAAGTTCATAAGGAAAGAAAATAA
- a CDS encoding TonB-dependent receptor, translating to MKKYIILLFILFPFLTKAQSVSGVVFSDEENGKQPLPGVNVVWEGTSEGTASKPDGSFTLKNKPGQNKLVFSFVGYESQTVHVSDNNPLEVVLQPNLELEEVTVIKKDRGTYLSVINPIQTENIGGAELHKAACCNLAESFETNPSVDVSYSDAVTGAKQIKLLGLDGTYSQLQVENIPNLRGLATTLGLTYIPGPWLESIQVSKGAASVLNGYESIAGQINAELKKPDSSEKLFLNVYGNNEGRYEFNGNTNIKVKGDTLTTGIFVHASDLSKENDHNHDGFLDSPLSSTFEVANRWKYNNHKGGMAQAGVTLLWDDRMGGQLGADRDMTPSIDNPYGVNIVNNRVDAFFKSGIVSQDNHRALAIITNFARHETESYYGLTDYDADETRFYANLIYTQDLDEAAIHVLNSGASFIYDDFNEMLYNQDVQRTEKVPGIFTEYTFMPSENLTLMAGIRADFHNIFGNFVTPRMHFRYNFADHYTIRASAGKGYRTANVISENSYLLANSRPISWTEDAMQEEAWNFGFAFIQNYKLRDRDLSINAEFFRTDFQQKLVVDRETLSDYIYLLPSTEKAYANSLQFDVRWQPIERLDMLLAYRVNDIKETIGGELKDAPLTSDYKGLINLNYTTNLKKWMFDYTIQFNGGGRIPRVYEEWMNRADIAGDIFEFSPYTIMNAQITKYFRYWNIYLGGENLTDFTQRNPIEGADDPFGTEFSATNIWGPTMGRKIYLGLRFNLNYE from the coding sequence ATGAAGAAATACATCATACTTTTATTTATCCTGTTTCCGTTTCTCACGAAAGCACAGTCTGTCTCAGGTGTAGTTTTTAGCGACGAGGAGAATGGGAAACAGCCGCTTCCGGGGGTGAATGTGGTTTGGGAAGGCACCAGTGAAGGTACTGCCTCAAAACCCGACGGAAGTTTTACATTAAAAAATAAACCGGGACAAAACAAGCTGGTTTTTAGTTTTGTTGGTTACGAGTCGCAAACCGTTCATGTAAGCGATAATAATCCTTTGGAAGTGGTGCTTCAACCCAATCTTGAATTGGAAGAAGTGACGGTGATTAAAAAGGATAGAGGAACATACTTATCGGTTATTAATCCTATTCAAACTGAAAATATTGGAGGTGCCGAACTACACAAGGCTGCCTGCTGTAATCTGGCCGAAAGTTTTGAAACCAATCCTTCGGTTGATGTGAGTTATAGCGATGCCGTTACCGGAGCCAAACAAATTAAGCTTTTGGGACTCGACGGAACCTATTCGCAGCTTCAGGTTGAAAATATCCCGAACTTGCGAGGTCTGGCTACAACGCTCGGATTAACATATATTCCCGGTCCCTGGCTGGAGTCAATTCAAGTTTCGAAAGGAGCGGCTTCTGTGTTAAATGGCTATGAGTCGATTGCCGGACAAATTAATGCAGAATTAAAAAAGCCGGATAGCAGTGAAAAACTCTTTTTAAATGTTTACGGAAATAATGAAGGCCGTTATGAATTTAACGGAAACACCAATATTAAAGTAAAAGGCGACACGCTTACAACTGGTATTTTTGTGCATGCCAGCGATCTGTCGAAAGAAAACGATCACAACCACGATGGTTTTCTGGATTCGCCTTTGTCGAGCACATTTGAGGTGGCAAACCGCTGGAAATACAACAACCATAAAGGCGGAATGGCACAGGCCGGAGTTACTTTACTTTGGGACGACCGAATGGGAGGACAGCTTGGCGCCGACAGAGATATGACACCGTCAATCGATAATCCGTACGGTGTTAATATTGTAAATAACCGTGTGGATGCGTTTTTTAAATCGGGAATTGTTTCGCAGGATAATCATCGTGCACTGGCTATTATTACTAATTTCGCGCGTCACGAAACCGAATCCTATTATGGGTTAACCGATTACGATGCCGATGAAACAAGGTTTTACGCCAACCTGATTTATACACAGGATTTAGACGAAGCAGCCATTCATGTCTTGAATAGTGGGGCAAGTTTTATTTACGACGATTTTAACGAAATGCTCTACAATCAGGATGTGCAGCGCACCGAAAAGGTTCCGGGAATATTTACGGAATATACTTTTATGCCAAGTGAAAACCTTACATTAATGGCTGGTATTCGCGCTGATTTTCACAATATTTTTGGAAATTTTGTTACGCCACGCATGCACTTTCGTTATAATTTTGCTGATCATTATACCATTCGCGCCAGCGCCGGAAAAGGTTACCGTACAGCTAACGTAATCTCGGAAAATTCATATTTACTGGCGAACTCCCGTCCGATTAGCTGGACAGAAGATGCCATGCAGGAAGAAGCCTGGAACTTTGGTTTTGCTTTTATCCAGAATTACAAATTACGGGATCGCGACCTGAGTATTAATGCCGAATTCTTCCGAACCGATTTTCAGCAGAAATTAGTGGTCGACAGGGAAACATTGTCAGACTATATTTACCTGTTGCCATCAACTGAAAAGGCGTATGCGAATAGTCTTCAGTTTGATGTTCGGTGGCAGCCCATAGAGCGACTGGATATGTTGCTGGCTTACCGGGTTAACGACATTAAAGAAACCATTGGCGGCGAATTGAAAGATGCGCCATTAACCAGCGATTACAAAGGATTGATTAACCTGAATTACACCACCAACCTAAAAAAATGGATGTTCGATTATACTATTCAGTTTAATGGAGGTGGACGAATTCCGCGTGTGTATGAAGAGTGGATGAATCGGGCAGATATCGCGGGAGACATTTTTGAGTTTTCGCCTTACACAATAATGAATGCACAGATAACCAAATATTTCCGCTATTGGAATATTTACCTGGGGGGTGAAAATTTGACCGATTTTACACAACGAAATCCGATTGAAGGTGCTGATGATCCTTTCGGCACGGAATTTAGTGCAACCAATATTTGGGGGCCAACAATGGGACGAAAAATCTACCTCGGATTACGTTTTAATTTGAATTATGAATAA
- a CDS encoding Zn-dependent hydrolase, protein MKRIFMLFIATTLFFSCSTNTKKEAKENTTMEVNPEIKKKADEFVSFKLTTDLSVLSGNEKQMLPILLEAAKLMNDIYWQEAYGDKDELLSENRDEYTLKFIKLNYGPWERLNANKPFLPGYDEKPAGANFYPADITKQEFEAWDDETKTSLYTLIRRDEDGALKSVPYHIAFGKEIRKAADLLLQAAELAEDAGLKKYLEERSKALLSDEYYASDVAWMEMKNNTIEFIIGPIENYEDQLYGYKAAHESFILIKDKDWSKRLEKYAALLPGLQKALPCEQPYKNETPGVDSDMNVYDAIYYAGDCNAGSKTIAINLPNDEEVRETKGSRKLQLKNSMQAKFDKILVPIADLLIAEDQRQHVKFDAFFENTMFHEVAHGLGLGNTVDQSTTVREALKDAYTSIEEGKADILGLWCVYQLNEMGELGEKDMMDNFVTFMAGIFRSVRFGAASAHGKANMMRFYYFQEMGAFTRDEATGTYRVDYDKMKDAMMNLSETILKIQGDGDYQQAKQIIEEKGFIRQALQKDLDRIGEAGIPRDIVFEQGAEVLGL, encoded by the coding sequence ATGAAACGAATATTCATGCTGTTTATAGCAACAACTCTATTCTTTAGTTGTTCTACAAACACTAAAAAAGAAGCAAAAGAAAACACAACAATGGAAGTGAATCCGGAAATAAAAAAGAAAGCCGACGAATTTGTATCGTTTAAATTAACTACCGATTTAAGCGTACTTAGCGGGAATGAAAAGCAAATGTTGCCGATTCTGCTCGAAGCCGCCAAATTAATGAACGACATTTACTGGCAGGAAGCATACGGCGATAAAGACGAATTGTTGAGTGAGAACAGGGATGAATACACCCTGAAATTTATAAAACTGAATTATGGTCCGTGGGAGCGTTTAAATGCCAACAAACCATTTTTACCCGGATACGACGAGAAACCGGCAGGCGCCAATTTCTATCCGGCCGATATAACTAAGCAAGAATTTGAAGCCTGGGACGATGAAACAAAAACAAGTCTGTATACCTTGATTCGCCGCGACGAAGATGGCGCTTTAAAATCTGTTCCCTACCACATCGCATTCGGAAAGGAAATTAGAAAGGCTGCCGATCTTTTGCTTCAGGCAGCAGAACTGGCCGAAGATGCGGGGCTGAAAAAATATCTGGAGGAACGCTCTAAAGCATTGCTTTCCGATGAATATTATGCCAGTGATGTGGCGTGGATGGAAATGAAAAACAACACCATTGAGTTTATTATTGGCCCCATTGAAAATTACGAGGATCAGCTTTATGGTTACAAAGCCGCACACGAATCGTTTATCCTGATAAAAGATAAAGACTGGAGTAAGCGATTGGAGAAATATGCAGCGTTGCTGCCGGGACTGCAAAAAGCATTGCCGTGCGAGCAGCCTTATAAAAATGAAACTCCGGGTGTGGATTCGGATATGAATGTTTACGATGCCATTTATTATGCCGGCGATTGTAATGCCGGAAGTAAAACCATTGCCATCAATCTTCCAAACGACGAAGAGGTTCGTGAAACAAAAGGCAGCCGTAAACTGCAGTTGAAAAATTCGATGCAGGCTAAATTCGATAAAATTTTGGTGCCAATTGCCGATTTGCTGATTGCTGAAGATCAGCGCCAGCATGTGAAATTCGATGCTTTCTTCGAAAACACCATGTTTCATGAAGTGGCGCACGGTTTGGGATTGGGAAATACCGTCGATCAGAGTACCACCGTTCGTGAAGCATTAAAAGATGCCTACACTTCAATTGAAGAAGGTAAAGCCGATATTCTGGGGTTGTGGTGCGTATACCAACTCAACGAAATGGGCGAATTGGGTGAAAAAGATATGATGGACAACTTCGTAACTTTTATGGCCGGTATTTTCCGTTCGGTACGTTTTGGTGCTGCCAGCGCACACGGTAAGGCCAACATGATGCGGTTTTATTACTTCCAGGAAATGGGAGCTTTTACACGCGACGAGGCTACCGGAACCTATCGTGTAGATTACGATAAAATGAAAGATGCCATGATGAACCTGTCGGAAACCATTCTGAAAATTCAGGGCGATGGCGACTATCAGCAGGCCAAACAAATCATTGAAGAGAAAGGATTTATTCGCCAAGCACTTCAAAAAGATCTGGACCGGATAGGAGAGGCCGGTATCCCACGCGATATCGTTTTTGAACAGGGAGCAGAAGTTTTAGGACTTTAA
- a CDS encoding SDR family oxidoreductase: protein MSNNLLKGKKGIIFGALNPDSIAWKVAVRAHEEGATVTLSNTPVAIRMGETNQLGEQINAEVIGADATNIEDLENLIKKSMEALGGKIDFILHSIGMSPNVRKGRHYSDLDYNYLDKTLDVSAVSFHKVLQVARKLDAINEWGSVVALSYVAAQRSFFGYNDMADAKALLESIARSFGYIYGRERNVRVNTISQSPTITTAGNGVKGFDRLLDFSERMSPLGNATGDECADYCITLFSDLTKKVTMQNLFHDGGFSNMGMSLRALEQYEKGLDKICACDSDKPHADEHRYD, encoded by the coding sequence ATGAGTAACAATTTATTAAAAGGAAAAAAGGGAATTATTTTCGGGGCGCTAAATCCTGATTCAATTGCCTGGAAAGTGGCAGTAAGAGCACACGAAGAAGGAGCCACAGTAACATTATCAAATACCCCGGTTGCCATTCGTATGGGCGAAACAAACCAACTGGGAGAGCAAATTAATGCTGAAGTTATTGGTGCCGATGCGACCAATATTGAAGATCTGGAAAACCTGATCAAAAAATCAATGGAAGCTTTAGGTGGCAAAATCGACTTCATTTTACACTCTATTGGTATGTCGCCAAACGTTAGAAAGGGACGCCATTACAGTGATTTGGATTATAACTACCTGGACAAAACCCTCGATGTGTCTGCAGTGTCTTTTCACAAAGTACTTCAGGTGGCACGTAAACTGGATGCCATTAATGAATGGGGATCGGTGGTTGCCTTGTCGTATGTTGCGGCACAGCGTTCGTTCTTTGGGTACAACGATATGGCCGATGCAAAAGCATTGCTGGAATCGATTGCCCGTAGTTTCGGTTATATTTATGGTCGTGAGCGTAATGTACGTGTAAATACCATTTCGCAATCGCCAACCATTACTACTGCCGGAAACGGTGTAAAAGGTTTCGACCGTTTGTTGGACTTCTCAGAAAGAATGTCGCCACTTGGTAATGCAACCGGTGATGAGTGTGCCGATTATTGTATAACACTTTTCTCTGACCTGACAAAGAAAGTTACGATGCAAAACCTTTTCCACGATGGTGGATTCTCGAACATGGGAATGAGCCTGCGTGCGTTGGAGCAATACGAAAAAGGTTTGGATAAAATATGTGCGTGCGATAGTGATAAGCCACACGCTGATGAACATCGCTACGACTAA
- a CDS encoding RagB/SusD family nutrient uptake outer membrane protein — translation MKRIYILSLIAVLFVGITGCGDDFLEVQPTQFLSAEQVAEAAENNPDVVAGSVAGIYTLMFETGTGGDGGHDDFGQKGYDIFSDFLSSDMALSISTYGWYRRTCELTETVDYTNSTNYMPWRYYYRLIRSANTVIATLGGNDETPENDENKHLMGQAKALRAYCYFYLTQFYALEYESSKEILPIYTDPSQPNQPKSTTAEVFALMESDLTDAISLLENFTRTGKHQVNQYVAKGLLAYVYATMEGDKLSQAQSLTKDIIDNGGFTLMDSTEVVYMGDASVGGFRDVSTPGWIWGVDITLDNGLDLVSWWGQMDLFTYSYQWAGDKKAIDQDLYDAIPADDVRKGQFYSDAGSSNYLIPINKFYPADRTIGAQRNIETDYVYMRVAEMYLLHAEVSAKLGQDDAAKESLKALVSHRMADASYIDGLSGQALQDEIYLQTRIELWGEGKSYLAMKRNKATTVRGSNHLSLVGESIPYNDPRLTFEIPIEEIQNNPSIDSGNK, via the coding sequence ATGAAAAGAATATATATATTATCACTCATAGCAGTGTTGTTCGTAGGAATAACCGGCTGTGGAGACGATTTTCTGGAGGTTCAGCCAACCCAGTTCTTATCGGCAGAACAGGTAGCTGAAGCAGCCGAAAATAATCCGGATGTTGTAGCCGGTAGTGTTGCCGGTATTTATACGCTGATGTTTGAAACCGGTACCGGCGGAGATGGCGGCCATGATGATTTCGGACAAAAAGGTTACGACATATTTAGTGATTTCCTGAGTAGCGACATGGCGCTGTCAATAAGTACATATGGTTGGTACCGTAGAACTTGTGAATTGACAGAAACAGTTGATTACACTAATTCAACAAACTACATGCCTTGGCGTTATTATTACCGTCTGATTCGTTCAGCAAATACAGTAATTGCTACCCTTGGTGGTAACGATGAAACACCAGAGAACGATGAGAATAAGCACCTTATGGGACAAGCAAAAGCATTACGTGCTTACTGTTATTTCTATTTAACTCAATTCTATGCATTGGAATACGAGTCATCAAAAGAGATTCTTCCTATTTATACCGATCCATCGCAACCCAACCAGCCTAAAAGTACAACTGCTGAAGTTTTTGCATTGATGGAAAGTGACCTGACAGATGCAATTTCTTTACTTGAGAACTTCACCAGAACAGGGAAACACCAGGTGAATCAGTACGTTGCTAAAGGATTACTGGCTTATGTGTATGCAACAATGGAAGGCGATAAACTTTCACAGGCACAAAGTTTAACAAAAGATATCATCGACAATGGTGGTTTTACCCTGATGGATTCAACAGAAGTTGTATACATGGGCGATGCTAGTGTTGGTGGTTTTCGAGATGTAAGTACTCCGGGATGGATCTGGGGTGTTGACATTACTTTGGATAATGGTTTGGACCTTGTATCATGGTGGGGACAAATGGACCTCTTTACCTACAGTTATCAGTGGGCCGGCGATAAAAAAGCAATCGACCAGGATCTGTATGATGCTATTCCTGCTGATGATGTAAGAAAAGGACAATTCTATTCGGATGCAGGTTCTTCGAACTACCTTATTCCAATAAACAAGTTTTATCCGGCTGACAGAACTATTGGAGCACAACGTAACATTGAAACTGATTACGTATATATGCGTGTTGCTGAAATGTATTTGTTGCACGCTGAAGTAAGTGCAAAACTAGGCCAGGATGATGCCGCAAAAGAAAGTTTAAAAGCTTTGGTGAGCCATCGTATGGCTGATGCAAGTTACATTGACGGACTTTCAGGTCAGGCTCTACAAGATGAAATTTACTTGCAGACACGTATTGAATTGTGGGGTGAAGGAAAGAGTTACCTGGCAATGAAACGTAATAAAGCAACTACTGTAAGAGGATCAAACCACCTATCGTTGGTTGGAGAATCAATTCCATACAACGATCCAAGGTTGACTTTTGAAATTCCTATCGAAGAAATTCAGAACAACCCAAGTATTGATTCTGGTAATAAGTAA